Proteins co-encoded in one Sulfurimonas sp. HSL1-2 genomic window:
- a CDS encoding Mut7-C RNAse domain-containing protein codes for MGSALQDGTLRFIADCHLGRLAKYLRFMGYDTLFFPTIPDTELIKIARDEARTILTRDAAMAQRKNVAVYLLGTVELHDQLCELAAHFGVEVGDDAHRRCLVCNAPLVRVCAAAIRKAVPEQVYETFDTFRQCPECGRIYWHGDHYRNMLHFLEQTARG; via the coding sequence ATGGGCAGTGCGCTTCAAGACGGTACACTCCGTTTTATCGCGGACTGCCACCTGGGCAGACTCGCCAAATACCTCCGCTTTATGGGGTATGACACCCTCTTCTTCCCGACCATCCCTGACACCGAACTGATCAAAATCGCCCGGGATGAGGCTCGCACCATCCTTACCCGGGACGCCGCCATGGCGCAACGCAAAAACGTCGCGGTTTACCTGCTCGGCACCGTCGAACTCCATGACCAGCTATGCGAACTGGCGGCGCATTTCGGGGTGGAAGTAGGTGATGATGCACATCGGCGCTGCCTTGTCTGCAATGCCCCGCTCGTGCGCGTCTGCGCCGCCGCCATCCGTAAGGCCGTGCCAGAACAGGTCTACGAGACCTTTGACACCTTCAGGCAGTGCCCCGAATGCGGCCGCATCTACTGGCACGGCGACCACTACCGCAACATGCTCCATTTCCTGGAGCAGACCGCTCGCGGCTAA
- a CDS encoding DsrE family protein codes for MSKTKLLIVWTNGDKEVAMKLPLLYGSVILERGYWEEAHLMIWGPSIKLAAADEEVQARLKQMKASGVTMSACIVCTEDYAVTDALAALGVENTHTGEMLTECLKDDSWAVMTV; via the coding sequence ATGTCGAAAACGAAACTCCTGATCGTCTGGACGAACGGCGACAAAGAGGTCGCCATGAAACTTCCACTGCTCTACGGCTCCGTCATTCTCGAGCGCGGCTACTGGGAGGAGGCACACCTGATGATCTGGGGGCCCTCCATCAAGCTGGCCGCCGCCGATGAAGAGGTTCAGGCACGCCTGAAGCAGATGAAAGCGAGCGGCGTCACCATGAGCGCCTGCATCGTCTGCACGGAGGATTATGCGGTTACGGATGCCCTTGCGGCGCTGGGGGTCGAGAATACCCACACCGGCGAGATGCTCACGGAGTGTCTCAAAGATGACAGTTGGGCCGTAATGACGGTATAA
- a CDS encoding HD domain-containing phosphohydrolase codes for MEYELNIREVIYALSEALDLVGIDDTRHGKRVAFMAAACAKEAGFDDDFIDEIISIGMLHDCGVSKTETHRSLVTQLEWKDEQFHCERGAILLGKVKLFARFSQPIYYHHTHWDILEHLPVDARVKQMANLIYLADRIDALRVQLEGSDLERSDEIERIILEHKGNFFSPELVDAFVAAARRNSFWFYLADEPLEEQLLEWVGRGEILHLPFTEIREVAQMFADIVDAKSPFTFEHSFGVAALSNFLARGFGLDEHTRETVEIGALLHDLGKLRVDDDILNKKGRLNHGEKMLMNRHGFDSNMILRRIHGFREIARIASLHHEMLDGKGYPYSLEKEEIPLEARIVTVADIFQALVQTRPYREAMAPDAAFAILQEMADAGKIDKAVVKMIGANLDQAYRLAKYKERAEAA; via the coding sequence TGGCGGCCGCCTGTGCGAAAGAGGCCGGTTTCGACGATGACTTTATCGATGAAATCATCAGTATCGGCATGCTGCATGACTGCGGCGTTTCAAAGACCGAAACGCACCGCAGCCTGGTGACACAGCTGGAGTGGAAGGATGAACAGTTTCACTGCGAACGCGGCGCCATCCTGCTGGGAAAGGTGAAGCTTTTCGCCCGCTTCTCCCAGCCGATCTATTATCACCATACCCATTGGGATATCCTGGAACACCTGCCGGTCGACGCGCGTGTCAAACAGATGGCGAACCTGATCTACCTCGCCGACCGGATCGATGCGCTGCGGGTACAGCTGGAGGGTTCCGACCTGGAGCGGAGTGACGAGATCGAGCGGATCATCCTGGAGCATAAAGGGAACTTTTTCTCCCCGGAACTGGTCGACGCATTTGTGGCCGCCGCACGCCGGAACTCATTCTGGTTCTACCTGGCGGACGAGCCGCTGGAGGAGCAGCTGCTCGAGTGGGTCGGTCGGGGAGAGATCCTGCATCTGCCCTTTACGGAAATAAGAGAGGTGGCCCAGATGTTTGCCGACATCGTCGACGCCAAAAGCCCCTTCACCTTCGAACACTCCTTCGGGGTGGCGGCACTCTCCAACTTCCTGGCCCGGGGGTTTGGGCTGGACGAACATACCCGCGAGACGGTGGAGATAGGGGCTCTGCTGCATGACCTCGGAAAACTGCGGGTCGATGATGACATCCTGAACAAGAAGGGTCGGCTCAACCACGGGGAGAAGATGCTCATGAACCGGCACGGGTTCGATTCGAACATGATCCTTCGGCGCATCCACGGTTTCCGGGAGATCGCCCGTATCGCTTCGCTGCACCACGAGATGCTTGACGGCAAAGGGTACCCCTACAGCCTTGAGAAGGAGGAGATCCCCCTCGAGGCACGGATTGTCACCGTGGCCGACATCTTCCAGGCCTTGGTACAGACACGCCCTTACCGGGAAGCGATGGCGCCGGATGCGGCCTTCGCCATCCTGCAGGAGATGGCCGACGCCGGGAAGATCGACAAAGCCGTCGTGAAAATGATCGGCGCGAACCTCGATCAGGCTTACCGGTTGGCAAAGTACAAGGAAAGGGCAGAAGCCGCCTGA